In one window of Shewanella goraebulensis DNA:
- a CDS encoding 4a-hydroxytetrahydrobiopterin dehydratase encodes MSDLSELKCEACQIDAPKVTDQEMVEFSKMIPEWRVENRDGINQLERVYKFKNFKLAMVFTNQLAELAEAEFHHPGILTEWGKVTVTWWSHSIKGLHKNDFIMAAKTDQLIG; translated from the coding sequence ATGTCTGATCTATCAGAATTGAAATGTGAAGCTTGCCAAATTGATGCACCGAAAGTCACAGACCAAGAAATGGTTGAATTTAGTAAAATGATCCCTGAGTGGCGCGTTGAAAATCGTGATGGGATTAATCAATTAGAACGGGTATATAAATTTAAAAACTTTAAGCTTGCGATGGTATTTACTAATCAATTAGCGGAACTTGCTGAAGCAGAGTTTCACCACCCTGGAATCTTAACTGAATGGGGCAAAGTCACCGTAACTTGGTGGTCACATTCAATTAAAGGCCTGCATAAAAATGATTTTATTATGGCTGCGAAAACAGACCAGTTAATCGGTTAA
- the galE gene encoding UDP-glucose 4-epimerase GalE: MAILVTGGAGYIGSHTVVELLNAGQQVIILDNLSNANVNALDRIEKITGNVCVFYQGSVLNKALLHKIFTDHQIDAVIHFAGLKAVGESVNKPLQYYETNVTGTIILCQVMAEHNVKQLVFSSSATVYGIPESLPIREDFSTGATNPYGQSKLMVEQLLTDLQIADKQWNIAVLRYFNPVGAHESGLIGEDPTDTPNNLMPFICQVAVGKLPELYIFGSDYLTPDGTGVRDYIHVVDLAQGHLKALQKLAKQPGIVTYNLGTGRGYSVIEIIKAFEQVCGKKIPYRFSERRDGDLAAYFADATLAYEELDWQPVHTLESMVESSWLWQSTNPNGYND, from the coding sequence ATGGCAATTTTAGTAACAGGCGGTGCGGGATACATTGGAAGCCACACTGTTGTTGAACTTTTGAATGCTGGGCAGCAAGTTATCATTTTAGATAATTTATCTAATGCCAACGTCAACGCTCTAGATCGTATCGAAAAGATAACTGGTAATGTTTGTGTGTTTTACCAAGGCAGTGTGCTCAATAAAGCCTTATTACATAAAATTTTTACAGATCATCAAATAGACGCGGTAATTCATTTTGCTGGCTTAAAAGCCGTTGGCGAGTCGGTCAATAAACCACTGCAGTACTACGAGACCAATGTCACAGGAACGATTATTTTATGCCAGGTGATGGCAGAGCATAACGTTAAACAATTGGTATTTAGCTCATCGGCCACAGTTTATGGGATCCCTGAGAGTTTACCGATTCGTGAAGACTTTTCCACAGGTGCAACTAACCCTTACGGCCAATCAAAACTGATGGTTGAGCAGCTATTAACAGATTTACAAATTGCTGATAAGCAATGGAATATTGCTGTGTTGAGGTACTTTAATCCTGTCGGTGCCCATGAAAGCGGATTAATTGGTGAAGATCCAACTGATACACCAAATAACTTAATGCCGTTTATTTGCCAAGTTGCAGTGGGTAAACTTCCCGAACTGTACATTTTTGGTAGTGATTACCTCACCCCAGATGGCACAGGCGTTAGAGATTATATTCATGTGGTAGACCTCGCCCAAGGCCACCTAAAAGCACTGCAAAAATTAGCTAAACAGCCCGGAATCGTAACCTATAACCTTGGCACCGGTCGCGGCTATAGCGTAATCGAAATCATTAAGGCCTTTGAGCAAGTTTGCGGTAAGAAAATCCCATACCGTTTTAGTGAGCGTCGTGATGGCGATCTTGCGGCATACTTTGCCGACGCTACTCTTGCTTATGAAGAATTAGACTGGCAACCAGTACATACACTTGAGTCAATGGTTGAAAGCAGCTGGTTGTGGCAATCAACTAATCCTAATGGTTATAACGATTAA
- the phhA gene encoding phenylalanine 4-monooxygenase: MTLMSKATNYQAKIPDSQGYIQYTDEEHDVWHELYQRQAINMPGRACDAYMQGLEALAMPSNRVPQLKEIDKVLLDATGWKTAGVPALISFGKFFELLANKQFPVATFIRTKEEFDYLQEPDIFHEIFGHCPLLTNPSFARFSHIYGQLGLAATKEERVYLARLYWFTVEFGLVKASDGELNIYGGGILSSPGETLYALSDEPERKPFDLIEVLRTPYRIDIMQPIYYVIESVDYLDEIAKMDIMAAVTEARKLGLLEPKFAPKTIAS, translated from the coding sequence GTGACACTTATGAGCAAAGCAACAAATTACCAAGCTAAGATCCCTGATAGTCAGGGCTATATTCAATACACAGATGAAGAGCACGATGTTTGGCATGAGTTGTATCAGCGCCAAGCTATCAATATGCCTGGCCGAGCATGTGATGCATATATGCAAGGGCTTGAGGCTTTGGCAATGCCAAGTAACCGAGTACCGCAATTAAAAGAAATTGATAAAGTGCTACTCGATGCAACAGGCTGGAAAACTGCAGGCGTGCCTGCACTTATTTCATTTGGCAAGTTCTTTGAACTGCTAGCCAATAAGCAGTTCCCCGTTGCGACGTTTATTCGTACTAAAGAAGAATTTGATTACTTACAAGAACCCGATATTTTTCATGAAATATTCGGTCACTGTCCATTATTAACTAATCCGTCATTTGCCCGTTTTTCGCATATCTACGGTCAATTGGGACTCGCTGCAACTAAAGAGGAAAGAGTGTATTTAGCTCGTCTTTACTGGTTTACCGTAGAGTTCGGTTTAGTGAAAGCCAGTGATGGCGAATTAAACATCTATGGTGGCGGTATCTTAAGTTCTCCTGGCGAAACCCTGTATGCGTTGAGTGATGAGCCTGAACGTAAACCTTTTGATTTAATTGAGGTGCTTAGAACACCTTATCGTATCGATATTATGCAGCCTATCTACTATGTAATTGAAAGTGTTGATTATCTTGATGAAATAGCCAAGATGGATATCATGGCCGCAGTGACAGAAGCACGAAAGTTAGGCTTACTTGAACCTAAGTTTGCACCTAAAACGATTGCCAGTTAG
- the tyrR gene encoding transcriptional regulator TyrR, with protein MRLEVSCLDRIGLAKDILEVLENYGINLIAIDASNKGFLYLQFAEIGFETLSELMPLIRKVESVHDVRTVSFMPSEQEHYALKTLLQTLPDSVFSINSKGRIRIVNESALLTLNMHEHEVIDESLNHWVQGFNFSRWLTEAPVLAQATRVQIGSNEYLAEMLPIYLPDENNASILAGAVVSLKSPARVGKQFNALQNQTTGFDNVLAVSDKMKDVLKQAKRMAQLDAPLLITGETGTGKELMAKASHDASMRREHPFIPINCAALPDSVAEEELFGFVSNDGQVVKRGLFEEAKGGTVFLDEIAEMSKAAQVKLLRLLQDGTFRRIGGDEEVRADVRIICSTQKNLAELCQSGEFREDLYYRIHVLSYHMPSLRERKVDVIPLTEMFLEHYSQQLSSPLRRISATCRDYLFTYAWPGNVRQLKNAIFRAVSMWDGSAELTVEQLKLPSYAEGFGYFDEEFEGSLDQAMKEYEASLLRRLYPAYPSTRQLAKKLGVSHTAIANKLRDYKITKKR; from the coding sequence ATGCGTTTGGAAGTGAGCTGTTTAGATCGCATCGGCCTTGCGAAAGATATTCTCGAAGTATTAGAAAACTATGGCATTAATTTAATTGCCATTGATGCCAGTAATAAAGGTTTCTTGTACTTACAATTTGCTGAAATTGGTTTTGAAACCTTAAGCGAATTAATGCCTCTTATACGAAAAGTAGAAAGTGTTCATGATGTTCGTACTGTGTCATTTATGCCTTCAGAACAAGAACATTATGCATTAAAAACCTTATTGCAAACCTTACCAGACTCGGTTTTTTCCATTAATTCAAAAGGTCGCATTCGCATTGTGAATGAATCTGCATTGTTGACCTTAAACATGCATGAGCATGAGGTCATTGATGAGTCATTAAATCATTGGGTTCAAGGTTTTAACTTTTCACGTTGGTTGACTGAAGCGCCAGTACTTGCACAAGCAACCCGAGTGCAAATTGGTAGTAACGAATACTTAGCCGAAATGCTGCCGATATATCTGCCGGATGAAAACAATGCCAGTATCCTTGCTGGCGCAGTTGTGTCGCTTAAATCTCCAGCAAGAGTGGGCAAGCAATTTAATGCACTGCAAAACCAAACCACAGGGTTTGACAACGTGTTAGCGGTGAGTGACAAGATGAAAGATGTGCTTAAGCAAGCAAAGCGCATGGCACAATTGGATGCACCGTTACTTATTACTGGTGAAACAGGTACAGGTAAAGAGTTAATGGCTAAAGCGAGCCATGACGCTAGCATGCGCCGTGAACATCCCTTTATCCCAATTAACTGCGCCGCACTGCCTGACAGCGTTGCTGAAGAAGAATTATTTGGATTCGTTTCTAATGACGGTCAAGTGGTAAAACGTGGTTTGTTTGAAGAAGCTAAGGGCGGCACAGTCTTCTTAGATGAAATAGCTGAAATGTCGAAAGCGGCGCAAGTGAAACTGCTTCGATTACTACAAGATGGCACCTTTAGGCGTATTGGTGGCGATGAAGAAGTAAGAGCCGATGTACGTATAATTTGTTCTACCCAGAAAAATCTGGCTGAGTTATGCCAATCTGGTGAGTTCAGAGAAGACTTATATTATCGCATTCATGTGCTGAGTTATCACATGCCGTCATTGCGCGAGCGTAAAGTCGATGTCATACCGCTAACGGAAATGTTCTTAGAGCACTACAGCCAGCAGCTTTCTAGTCCACTTCGTCGTATTTCAGCTACTTGCCGAGATTACCTATTTACCTATGCGTGGCCAGGCAATGTCCGTCAATTAAAGAATGCAATTTTTAGAGCTGTATCGATGTGGGATGGTTCTGCTGAGTTAACTGTAGAGCAATTAAAACTACCATCTTATGCTGAAGGTTTTGGCTATTTTGATGAAGAGTTCGAAGGCAGTTTAGATCAAGCCATGAAAGAATATGAAGCGAGTTTATTAAGACGCTTATATCCAGCTTATCCAAGCACTCGTCAATTAGCGAAAAAACTTGGGGTTTCCCACACGGCGATTGCCAACAAACTGAGAGATTACAAAATTACCAAAAAGCGTTAA
- a CDS encoding fumarylacetoacetate hydrolase family protein — protein MKLASYNNGRRDGQLMLVSKDLTKAVAVPAIAKTMQQLLDAWDLLNPQLQELYEALNAGQMDNAVDFDEARCLSPLPRAYQWADGSAYVNHVELVRKARGAEMPESFWTDPLVYQGGSDCFIAPKADIEMASEEYGIDFESEIAVVTDDVAMGVDTENAAKHIKLLMLVNDVSLRNLIPGELAKGFGFFQSKPSSAFSPVAITPDELGDKWQDSKVHLPLVTHLNGELFGRPNAGVDMTFDFSQLVAHVAKTRPLCAGAVIGSGTISNYDRSAGSSCLAEKRMLEIIADGKPATPFMRFGDTVRIEMFDENDSSIFGSIDQKVVEYKG, from the coding sequence ATGAAACTTGCAAGTTATAACAACGGTCGCCGTGATGGCCAACTTATGTTAGTTAGCAAAGATTTAACTAAAGCCGTTGCAGTACCTGCTATTGCTAAAACAATGCAGCAATTACTTGATGCTTGGGATTTACTTAATCCTCAACTACAAGAGTTGTATGAAGCGTTAAACGCAGGTCAAATGGATAATGCAGTGGATTTTGACGAAGCTCGTTGTTTATCTCCGCTTCCTCGTGCTTACCAGTGGGCTGACGGTAGTGCTTATGTGAACCATGTTGAATTAGTGCGTAAAGCTCGTGGCGCTGAAATGCCTGAAAGTTTTTGGACGGATCCTTTAGTTTATCAAGGTGGCTCAGATTGTTTTATCGCACCTAAAGCTGATATTGAAATGGCCAGTGAAGAATATGGTATCGACTTTGAATCTGAAATTGCTGTCGTAACAGATGACGTTGCTATGGGCGTTGATACTGAAAATGCGGCTAAGCACATAAAACTATTAATGTTAGTAAATGACGTGTCGCTACGTAATCTTATCCCTGGTGAGCTAGCTAAAGGTTTTGGCTTTTTCCAATCAAAGCCATCAAGTGCATTTTCGCCAGTGGCAATCACTCCCGATGAGTTAGGGGACAAGTGGCAAGATTCTAAAGTTCATTTACCATTAGTGACCCACTTAAATGGTGAATTATTCGGCCGCCCAAATGCGGGCGTAGATATGACGTTTGATTTTAGTCAGTTAGTGGCACATGTTGCCAAAACTCGTCCATTATGTGCTGGCGCTGTGATTGGTTCAGGAACTATTTCAAACTACGACCGTAGTGCTGGTTCTAGCTGTTTAGCAGAAAAACGTATGTTAGAAATCATTGCAGACGGCAAGCCAGCAACGCCATTTATGCGCTTTGGTGATACCGTTCGCATTGAGATGTTTGACGAAAACGACAGCAGTATTTTTGGTTCTATCGATCAAAAAGTTGTCGAATACAAAGGTTAA